A genome region from Mycobacterium florentinum includes the following:
- a CDS encoding ACT domain-containing protein, which produces MPSYLLRIELVDRPGSLGALAVALGSVGADILSLDVVERSAGYATDDLVIELPAGAMPDTLITAAESLSGVRVDSVRPHTGLLEAHRELELLDHVAAAKDNEERLQVLADEAPRVLRVSWCTVLRGSEGEVQRLAASPGAPETRAVSAPWLPIQEAATLDGTADWVPQAWRDMDITMVAAPLGDPHTAVVLGRPGPEFRPSEVARLGYLAGIVATMLH; this is translated from the coding sequence GTGCCGTCGTATCTGTTGCGCATCGAGCTCGTCGACCGCCCGGGAAGCCTGGGCGCGCTGGCGGTGGCGCTCGGTTCGGTGGGCGCCGACATCCTGTCGCTCGACGTCGTGGAGCGCAGCGCGGGGTACGCGACCGACGACCTGGTCATCGAACTGCCCGCCGGCGCGATGCCCGACACGCTGATCACCGCGGCCGAATCGCTGAGCGGCGTGCGGGTGGACAGCGTGCGCCCGCACACCGGGCTGCTGGAGGCACACCGCGAGCTCGAACTGCTCGACCACGTCGCCGCCGCCAAGGACAACGAGGAGCGGCTGCAGGTCTTGGCCGACGAGGCGCCCCGGGTGCTGCGGGTGAGCTGGTGCACGGTGCTGCGCGGTTCCGAAGGGGAGGTGCAGCGCCTCGCGGCCAGCCCGGGCGCGCCGGAAACCCGCGCGGTGTCGGCTCCCTGGCTGCCGATCCAGGAGGCCGCGACGCTGGACGGCACCGCCGACTGGGTGCCGCAGGCCTGGCGCGACATGGACATCACCATGGTCGCCGCGCCGCTGGGCGACCCGCACACCGCGGTGGTACTGGGCCGTCCGGGTCCCGAATTCCGGCCGTCGGAGGTGGCCCGCCTGGGTTACCTGGCCGGGATCGTCGCCACCATGCTGCACTGA
- a CDS encoding AraC-like ligand-binding domain-containing protein: protein MTDSKCVRPTAAARVETVHRLVGDTFVPVALSIGDADSFRAKVETSNLGTVRMNRLHFSGDIVLRRTPRQLSRAAPQLIEHHGPEYLKVAVHVAGGCVISQDGRQANLSPGDYVFYDTTRPFDFAVSGDFHMYSAILPRQLVRIPPAQLSRLTARRFDGRVGAGALLAPFLVELGRQTIKEPQTASIRLADALFDMLEASLCEQLARARPEGRSRVQPDLMLRIFGFVERNLGDPGLDGMAIAAAFHLSLRQLQRLFETDGHTVTEWIRNRRIEHCRKDLANAELVAVPVGVIGARWGLVNAAHFSRLFKAAHGLSPREYRAWALS from the coding sequence ATGACCGACAGTAAATGCGTGCGGCCGACGGCGGCGGCGCGCGTCGAGACGGTTCACCGGCTGGTCGGCGACACCTTCGTTCCGGTGGCGCTGTCGATCGGCGATGCCGACTCCTTCCGGGCAAAAGTGGAAACGTCCAATCTCGGCACGGTGCGGATGAACCGGCTGCACTTCAGTGGTGACATCGTGTTGCGCCGCACTCCCCGCCAGCTGTCGCGCGCGGCCCCGCAGCTCATCGAGCACCACGGTCCCGAGTATCTGAAGGTCGCCGTGCATGTCGCGGGTGGCTGCGTGATCAGTCAGGACGGCCGCCAGGCAAACCTGTCGCCGGGCGACTATGTGTTCTACGACACCACCCGACCGTTCGATTTCGCGGTGAGCGGGGATTTCCACATGTACAGCGCGATACTGCCGCGGCAATTGGTGCGGATCCCGCCGGCGCAACTGTCCCGGCTCACGGCTCGACGTTTCGACGGTCGGGTGGGAGCGGGCGCGCTGCTGGCTCCCTTCCTCGTCGAGCTCGGCCGCCAAACCATCAAAGAACCCCAGACCGCGAGCATCCGGTTGGCCGATGCGCTGTTCGACATGCTCGAGGCGTCGCTGTGCGAGCAGTTGGCGCGGGCGCGTCCGGAGGGGCGCAGTCGGGTCCAACCCGACTTGATGCTGCGGATATTCGGCTTCGTCGAACGAAACCTCGGCGATCCCGGGCTGGACGGGATGGCGATCGCGGCGGCGTTTCACCTCTCGCTTCGCCAGCTGCAGCGGCTGTTCGAAACCGACGGTCACACCGTCACCGAGTGGATCAGGAACCGCAGGATCGAGCACTGCCGCAAGGACCTCGCGAACGCCGAGTTGGTCGCGGTTCCGGTCGGTGTGATCGGTGCACGCTGGGGCCTGGTCAATGCCGCGCACTTCTCCCGGTTGTTCAAGGCCGCGCACGGCCTTTCGCCGCGGGAGTACCGCGCCTGGGCGTTGAGCTGA
- a CDS encoding GMC family oxidoreductase, protein MTAALKPRYDFIVCGSGSSGSVVARRLAENPDADVLLVEAGGDDNVAEVVAPGQWPANLGSERDWGFAGEPNPHINDRSIAYSMGKVLGGSSSINVMAWIRAHRDDWDHFAAEAGDTAWNYESVLGIYRDIEDWQGDPDPAYRGSGGPVFVQPPPDPNPLALATLDAASATGTKVYPSANGRLMEATAGAALGDVRIRNGQRESVFRSYVFPLMDRPNLTVLTHAIVQRVVVEDGKAVGVEIRQHGATHRVDADAEVVLSLGANNTAKVLMLSGIGDQDELGRFGIPVRQHLPGVGRNLQDHVAFDCIWEYREPQPPRNNAAEVVVLGQTEAYGLTHPDVFAWQVEMPYATDKTAARFGLPETGWTFHAAIAHPKSRGRVRLGGPGPTDPLRIEDNTLADPDDVRKAVACVQWCREIANSAPLRPYVKREVMPGNLRGKELEEFVRDAATTFFHQVGTAKMGRDAMSVVDGDLKVYGIENLRVADGSIMPQITITNTMAPCVVIGERAARILKKAHRV, encoded by the coding sequence CTGACGGCCGCGCTGAAGCCGCGCTACGACTTCATCGTGTGCGGTTCGGGTTCGTCGGGCTCGGTTGTCGCGCGCAGGTTGGCCGAGAACCCCGATGCCGACGTGCTGCTGGTCGAGGCCGGCGGCGACGACAACGTCGCCGAAGTCGTCGCCCCCGGACAATGGCCCGCCAACCTCGGTTCCGAGCGTGACTGGGGCTTCGCCGGCGAACCGAACCCGCACATCAACGACCGCTCGATCGCCTACTCGATGGGCAAGGTGCTGGGCGGGAGCTCGAGCATCAACGTGATGGCGTGGATCCGGGCCCACCGCGACGATTGGGACCATTTCGCCGCCGAAGCCGGGGATACGGCATGGAACTACGAGTCCGTGCTCGGCATCTATCGAGACATCGAAGACTGGCAGGGCGACCCGGATCCTGCCTACCGCGGAAGCGGCGGGCCCGTTTTCGTCCAGCCGCCACCGGACCCCAACCCGCTGGCGCTGGCGACGCTCGATGCGGCGTCGGCCACCGGCACCAAGGTGTACCCGTCCGCCAACGGGCGGCTGATGGAGGCTACCGCAGGCGCGGCGCTCGGTGATGTCCGGATCCGAAATGGCCAGCGGGAGTCCGTGTTTCGCTCATATGTCTTCCCGTTGATGGACCGGCCCAACCTCACCGTCCTCACCCATGCGATCGTGCAGCGGGTCGTCGTCGAGGACGGCAAGGCGGTTGGCGTCGAAATTCGCCAGCACGGGGCGACCCACCGCGTCGATGCCGACGCCGAAGTCGTGCTGTCGCTGGGCGCGAACAACACGGCCAAGGTGCTGATGCTCTCCGGTATCGGAGATCAAGACGAGCTGGGCCGCTTCGGGATTCCGGTGCGCCAACACCTGCCCGGCGTCGGCCGCAACCTGCAAGACCACGTTGCCTTCGACTGCATCTGGGAGTACCGCGAGCCGCAACCACCGCGCAACAATGCGGCCGAAGTCGTCGTGCTGGGTCAGACGGAGGCGTACGGGCTCACCCATCCGGACGTCTTCGCCTGGCAGGTGGAGATGCCTTATGCCACCGACAAGACGGCGGCCCGGTTCGGCCTTCCCGAAACGGGATGGACCTTCCACGCCGCGATTGCCCATCCGAAGAGCCGGGGCCGGGTGCGGCTGGGCGGGCCCGGCCCGACGGATCCGCTCCGCATCGAGGACAACACGCTGGCCGATCCCGACGATGTGCGAAAGGCCGTCGCCTGCGTGCAGTGGTGCCGCGAGATCGCCAACAGCGCGCCGCTGCGCCCGTACGTGAAACGCGAAGTCATGCCGGGCAACCTGCGGGGAAAAGAACTGGAAGAGTTCGTCCGGGACGCGGCCACCACATTTTTCCACCAGGTCGGCACCGCCAAAATGGGCCGCGATGCGATGTCGGTTGTCGACGGCGATCTCAAGGTCTACGGAATCGAGAACCTCAGGGTGGCCGACGGCTCGATCATGCCGCAGATCACCATTACCAACACCATGGCGCCCTGTGTGGTCATCGGGGAACGCGCCGCGCGGATCCTCAAGAAAGCCCACCGGGTCTAA
- a CDS encoding ATP-dependent 6-phosphofructokinase produces MRIGILTGGGDCPGLNAVIRAVVRTCDARYGSSVVGFQDGWRGLLENRRIQLQNDDRNDRLLAKGGTVLGTARVHPDKLRAGLDQIKQTLDDNGIDVLIPIGGEGTLTAANWLSEENVPVVGVPKTIDNDIDCTDVTFGHDTALTVATDAIDRLHSTAESHQRVMLVEVMGRHAGWIALNAGLASGAHMTLIPEQPFDIEDVCRLVKRRFQRGDSHFICVVAEGAKPIPGSIPLREGGIDEFGHEKFTGIAQQLAVAVEKRINKEVRVTVLGHVQRGGIPTAYDRVLATRFGVNAADAAHAGEYGQMVSLQGQDIGRVSLADATRHLKLVPEARHDEAAAFFG; encoded by the coding sequence ATGCGGATCGGAATTCTCACCGGCGGCGGCGACTGTCCGGGGCTTAACGCGGTAATCCGGGCGGTGGTGCGCACCTGCGACGCCCGGTACGGCTCATCGGTGGTCGGTTTCCAAGACGGCTGGCGCGGGTTGCTGGAGAACCGGCGCATCCAGCTGCAGAACGACGACCGCAACGACCGGCTGCTGGCCAAGGGCGGGACGGTGCTGGGCACCGCCCGCGTGCACCCCGATAAGCTGCGCGCCGGGCTGGACCAGATCAAGCAGACCCTCGACGACAACGGCATCGATGTGCTCATCCCGATCGGCGGCGAAGGCACGCTGACGGCCGCGAACTGGCTGTCGGAGGAGAACGTTCCCGTGGTCGGCGTGCCGAAGACGATCGACAACGACATCGACTGCACCGACGTGACTTTCGGTCACGACACCGCGCTGACCGTGGCCACCGACGCCATCGACCGCCTGCACAGCACCGCCGAGTCTCACCAGCGGGTGATGCTGGTGGAGGTGATGGGCCGCCACGCCGGCTGGATCGCGTTGAACGCCGGGCTGGCCTCCGGGGCGCACATGACGCTGATTCCCGAGCAGCCCTTCGATATCGAGGATGTGTGCCGGCTCGTCAAACGCCGCTTCCAGCGCGGGGATTCGCACTTCATCTGCGTGGTGGCCGAGGGAGCCAAGCCGATCCCTGGTTCGATCCCGTTGCGGGAGGGCGGGATTGACGAATTCGGCCACGAGAAATTCACCGGCATTGCCCAGCAGCTGGCCGTTGCGGTGGAGAAGCGGATCAACAAGGAAGTTCGCGTGACCGTGCTGGGCCATGTGCAGCGCGGCGGTATCCCGACCGCCTACGACCGCGTGCTGGCCACCCGGTTCGGGGTCAACGCCGCCGACGCCGCGCACGCCGGCGAATACGGCCAGATGGTGTCGTTGCAAGGGCAGGACATCGGCCGGGTCTCGCTGGCCGACGCGACGCGCCACCTCAAGCTGGTGCCCGAGGCCCGCCACGACGAGGCCGCCGCCTTCTTCGGCTGA
- the gatB gene encoding Asp-tRNA(Asn)/Glu-tRNA(Gln) amidotransferase subunit GatB, with product MTVTSAELLDYDDVIARFDPVLGLEVHVELSTATKMFCGCSTTFGAEPNTQVCPVCLGLPGSLPVLNQAAVESAIRIGLALNCEIVPWCRFARKNYFYPDMPKNYQISQYDEPIAINGYLEAPLEDGTTWRVEIERAHMEEDTGKLTHLGSETGRIHGATTSLIDYNRAGVPLIEIVTKPIEGAGARAPQIARAYVTALRDLLRALEVSDVRMDQGSMRCDSNVSLKPTGATEFGTRTETKNVNSLKSVEVAVRYEMQRQAAVLVSGGSITQETRHFQEAGGTTSAGRAKETAQDYRYFPEPDLEPVAPSRELVEQLRQTIPELPWLSRKRIQEEWGVSDEVMRDLVNAGAVELVTATIKHGASSTQARSWWGNFLVQKANEANIELDELAITPAQVAAVIALVDEGKLSNKLARQVVEGVLAGEGEPEQVMTDRGLALVRDDSVTQAAVDEALAANPDVAEKIRGGKVQAAGAIVGAVMKATRGQADAARVRELVLAACGQA from the coding sequence ATGACTGTGACTTCCGCCGAGCTGCTGGATTACGACGACGTCATCGCTCGTTTCGATCCCGTGCTCGGGCTGGAGGTGCACGTCGAGCTGTCCACCGCGACCAAGATGTTCTGCGGCTGCTCCACCACCTTCGGCGCCGAACCCAACACCCAGGTGTGCCCGGTGTGCCTGGGGCTGCCCGGCTCGCTGCCCGTGCTCAACCAGGCGGCCGTGGAGTCGGCGATTCGCATCGGGCTGGCACTGAATTGCGAGATCGTGCCGTGGTGCCGGTTCGCCCGAAAGAACTACTTCTACCCGGACATGCCGAAGAACTACCAGATCTCGCAGTACGACGAGCCGATCGCCATCAACGGCTACCTCGAGGCGCCGCTGGAAGACGGCACCACCTGGCGGGTCGAGATCGAACGCGCGCACATGGAAGAGGACACCGGCAAGCTCACCCACCTGGGCAGCGAGACCGGACGCATCCACGGCGCGACGACGTCGCTGATCGACTACAACCGCGCCGGCGTGCCGCTGATCGAGATCGTCACCAAGCCCATCGAGGGAGCCGGGGCCCGCGCGCCGCAGATCGCCCGGGCTTACGTGACGGCATTGCGAGACTTGTTGCGTGCCTTGGAAGTATCCGACGTCCGGATGGACCAGGGGTCGATGCGTTGTGATTCCAATGTCTCGCTGAAGCCGACCGGTGCGACCGAGTTCGGCACCCGGACCGAGACCAAGAACGTCAACTCGCTGAAAAGCGTCGAGGTCGCGGTGCGCTACGAAATGCAGCGCCAGGCCGCCGTTCTGGTGTCCGGCGGCTCAATCACCCAGGAAACCCGGCACTTTCAGGAGGCCGGCGGCACCACCAGCGCGGGCCGCGCCAAGGAAACCGCGCAGGACTATCGGTATTTCCCCGAGCCCGACCTGGAACCCGTCGCGCCCAGCCGCGAACTGGTCGAGCAATTACGCCAGACGATCCCCGAGCTGCCCTGGTTGAGCCGCAAGCGGATTCAGGAAGAGTGGGGGGTATCCGACGAGGTGATGCGCGATCTCGTCAACGCCGGCGCGGTCGAGTTGGTCACCGCGACCATCAAGCACGGCGCGTCCAGCACCCAGGCGCGTTCCTGGTGGGGAAACTTCCTGGTGCAGAAGGCCAATGAGGCGAACATCGAGTTGGACGAGTTGGCCATCACGCCCGCCCAGGTCGCCGCGGTGATCGCACTGGTCGACGAGGGCAAGCTGTCCAACAAGCTGGCCCGCCAGGTTGTCGAGGGTGTGCTCGCCGGAGAGGGCGAACCCGAGCAGGTGATGACCGACCGCGGTCTGGCGCTGGTGCGCGACGACTCCGTCACCCAGGCCGCGGTCGACGAGGCCCTGGCCGCCAATCCCGATGTGGCGGAAAAGATTCGCGGCGGCAAAGTTCAAGCCGCCGGCGCGATCGTCGGCGCGGTCATGAAGGCCACCCGCGGTCAGGCTGACGCGGCCCGGGTGCGTGAGCTGGTACTGGCCGCCTGCGGACAGGCCTAG
- the gatA gene encoding Asp-tRNA(Asn)/Glu-tRNA(Gln) amidotransferase subunit GatA, which yields MNEIIRSDAATLAAKVATKELSSVEITQACLDRIAETDDRYSAFLHVAADEALSAAAAVDEAVAAGERLPSALAGVPLALKDVFTTVDMPTTCGSKILEGWRSPYDATVTARLRAAGIPILGKTNMDEFAMGSSTENSAYGPTRNPWDLERVPGGSGGGSAAALAAFQAPLAIGTDTGGSIRQPAALTATVGVKPTYGTVSRYGLVACASSLDQGGPCARTVLDTALLHQVIAGHDRMDSTSIDAAVPDVVGAARAGAAGDLKGVRIGVVSQLRGEGYQPGVLASFEEAVRQLTALGAQVSEVDCPHFDYALAAYYLILPSEVSSNLARFDAMRYGLRVGDDGSHSAEEVMALTRAAGFGPEVKRRIMIGAYALSAGYYDAYYNQAQKVRTLIARDLDEAYKSVDVLVSPATPTTAFRLGEKVDDPLAMYLFDLCTLPLNLAGHCGMSVPSGLSPDDQLPVGLQIMAPALADDRLYRVGAAYEAARGPLPAAPTV from the coding sequence GTGAACGAGATCATCCGATCCGACGCCGCGACGCTGGCCGCCAAGGTCGCCACCAAGGAGCTGTCGTCGGTCGAGATCACCCAGGCCTGCCTGGACCGGATCGCGGAGACCGACGACCGCTACAGCGCGTTTCTGCACGTCGCCGCAGACGAAGCGCTCTCGGCGGCGGCCGCGGTCGACGAAGCGGTGGCGGCCGGTGAGCGGCTGCCCTCGGCGCTGGCCGGCGTTCCGTTGGCGCTCAAAGACGTGTTCACGACCGTCGACATGCCCACGACCTGCGGTTCCAAGATCCTGGAGGGCTGGCGTTCGCCGTACGACGCCACCGTCACCGCGCGGCTGCGCGCGGCCGGCATCCCGATCCTGGGCAAGACCAACATGGACGAGTTCGCGATGGGCTCGTCGACGGAGAACTCGGCCTACGGCCCCACCCGTAACCCGTGGGACCTCGAGAGGGTGCCCGGTGGCTCGGGCGGTGGCAGCGCGGCGGCCCTGGCCGCTTTCCAGGCGCCGCTGGCCATCGGCACCGACACCGGGGGCTCGATTCGCCAGCCCGCCGCGCTGACCGCGACCGTCGGGGTCAAGCCCACCTACGGCACGGTGTCCCGCTACGGCCTGGTGGCCTGCGCGTCGTCGCTGGATCAAGGTGGCCCCTGCGCGCGCACCGTGCTGGACACCGCGCTGCTGCATCAGGTGATCGCCGGCCATGACCGGATGGACTCCACCTCCATCGATGCCGCGGTGCCCGACGTGGTCGGCGCCGCCAGGGCCGGTGCGGCCGGCGATCTGAAGGGCGTGCGGATCGGTGTGGTCTCCCAGCTGCGCGGCGAGGGCTACCAACCCGGAGTGTTGGCGTCGTTCGAGGAGGCGGTGCGGCAGCTGACCGCGCTGGGCGCGCAGGTGAGCGAAGTCGATTGCCCGCACTTCGATTACGCGCTGGCGGCCTACTACCTGATCCTGCCGTCGGAGGTGTCGAGCAACCTGGCACGCTTCGATGCGATGCGTTACGGGCTGCGGGTCGGTGACGACGGTAGTCACAGCGCCGAGGAAGTGATGGCACTGACCCGGGCCGCCGGCTTCGGACCAGAGGTCAAGCGCCGCATCATGATTGGTGCCTACGCGCTCTCGGCAGGCTACTACGACGCCTACTACAACCAGGCGCAGAAAGTGCGCACCCTGATCGCCCGCGATCTCGACGAGGCCTACAAATCCGTCGACGTTCTGGTGTCGCCGGCCACCCCGACCACCGCGTTCCGGCTGGGGGAGAAGGTAGACGATCCGCTGGCCATGTACCTGTTCGACCTGTGCACACTGCCGCTGAACCTGGCCGGCCATTGCGGGATGTCGGTGCCGTCGGGGCTGTCGCCGGATGACCAGCTGCCGGTGGGTCTGCAGATCATGGCGCCGGCGCTGGCCGACGACCGCCTCTATCGCGTCGGTGCCGCCTACGAGGCGGCGCGCGGACCGTTGCCGGCGGCGCCGACGGTTTAG
- the gatC gene encoding Asp-tRNA(Asn)/Glu-tRNA(Gln) amidotransferase subunit GatC translates to MSQISRDEVAHLARLARLALTDTELDSYAGQLDAILTHVSQIQAVDVTGVEATDNPLKDVNVTRPDEIMPCLTQQEALAAAPEAVDGRFAVPQILGDSE, encoded by the coding sequence GTGTCCCAGATCTCCCGCGACGAGGTCGCGCACCTGGCCAGGCTGGCCCGGCTGGCGTTGACCGATACCGAGCTGGACAGCTACGCCGGCCAACTCGACGCCATCCTGACCCACGTCAGCCAGATCCAGGCGGTCGACGTCACCGGCGTCGAGGCGACCGACAATCCGCTCAAGGATGTCAACGTCACCCGCCCGGACGAGATCATGCCGTGCCTGACCCAGCAGGAGGCGCTGGCCGCGGCGCCCGAGGCCGTCGACGGCCGGTTCGCCGTCCCGCAGATCCTGGGGGACAGCGAGTGA
- a CDS encoding MinD/ParA family ATP-binding protein, translating to MSNREGVRGVNSLPAAPVYPAGPPRWRTDADPTAPTVPEPRNRPSGRPTPALLIRARRVAPFRRELTLGGTALDGLDHRDNARPSGPGWREVLRRVTGIDVGPGKDAVYEQQLRERIGAAVGGAFPVAVLNFKGGVGKTAVVEALGSTLAQARGDRVLAVDIDAGDLAQRHGRRNPLSLADLLARDSVTRYAQVRAHTHMNSFGLEVLGLPDYGRTDWRLERQDIAKAFSILRKHYSVVLVDCVKAINSHVMDAVLPEARALVVVSGTSIDAVRKTRTTLEWLSNNGYRRLMHSTVLALNYTEPAKLDGVASKELESLSARVAATVVLPFDRHIREGKELGLDRLSNQSRRAYLEMAAAVGDIAAGRPVGRAAPA from the coding sequence ATGAGTAACCGCGAAGGGGTTCGCGGCGTCAATTCCCTGCCCGCCGCTCCGGTGTATCCGGCGGGCCCACCGCGTTGGCGCACCGACGCCGACCCGACGGCACCCACGGTGCCCGAGCCGCGCAACCGTCCGTCCGGGCGCCCGACGCCCGCCCTGCTGATCCGGGCGCGGCGCGTCGCGCCGTTTCGCCGCGAACTCACGCTGGGCGGGACCGCCCTCGACGGCCTGGACCACCGGGACAACGCGAGGCCGAGCGGGCCCGGCTGGCGCGAGGTGCTCCGCCGGGTGACCGGCATCGACGTCGGCCCGGGCAAGGACGCCGTGTACGAACAGCAACTGCGGGAACGCATCGGTGCCGCCGTCGGCGGCGCGTTTCCGGTCGCGGTGCTGAACTTCAAGGGTGGCGTCGGCAAGACCGCGGTGGTCGAGGCGCTCGGATCGACGTTGGCGCAGGCGCGCGGCGACCGCGTCCTCGCCGTCGACATCGACGCCGGCGACCTGGCGCAGCGCCACGGTCGCCGCAACCCGCTGAGCCTGGCCGATCTGCTCGCCCGCGATTCGGTGACCCGGTATGCGCAGGTGCGGGCGCACACCCACATGAACAGCTTCGGCCTGGAGGTGCTCGGGCTGCCCGACTACGGCCGCACCGACTGGCGGCTGGAGCGCCAGGACATTGCCAAGGCATTCTCGATTCTGCGCAAACACTATTCGGTGGTGCTGGTGGATTGCGTCAAGGCGATCAACTCTCATGTGATGGACGCCGTTCTGCCCGAGGCGCGAGCCCTGGTGGTGGTCAGCGGGACCTCCATCGATGCGGTGCGCAAGACCAGGACAACACTGGAGTGGTTGTCGAACAACGGATATCGGCGCTTGATGCACTCGACGGTGCTTGCCTTGAACTACACCGAGCCGGCCAAGCTGGACGGCGTGGCCAGCAAGGAACTCGAGTCGTTGTCGGCTCGCGTCGCCGCCACCGTCGTGCTGCCATTCGATCGGCACATCCGCGAGGGCAAGGAACTCGGGCTTGACCGGCTGAGCAACCAGAGCCGCCGCGCCTATCTAGAGATGGCGGCCGCGGTGGGCGACATTGCCGCCGGCAGGCCCGTGGGGCGGGCTGCCCCGGCGTGA